Proteins encoded in a region of the Trichosurus vulpecula isolate mTriVul1 chromosome 9, mTriVul1.pri, whole genome shotgun sequence genome:
- the LOC118831163 gene encoding thioredoxin, mitochondrial-like: protein MAQRMVLRRFLAPIFSRKLPQCHQAPLPPELLAQGSPRRPAAAPSLARAFSTTKISNVTFNVQDGPDFQDRVVNSETPVVVDFHAQWCGPCKILGPRLEKMVAKQEGKVLMAKVDIDDNTDLAIEYEVSAVPTVLAIKNGDVVDKFVGIKDEDQLIGY from the coding sequence ATGGCTCAGCGTATGGTCCTCAGGAGATTCCTGGcccccatcttctccaggaagctCCCTCAGTGTCACCAGGCACCTCTTCCTCCTGAGCTTCTAGCCCAGGGCAGCCCTCGTAGACCCGCTGCTGCACCCAGTCTGGCCCGGGCATTCTCTACCACCAAGATCTCCAACGTTACCTTTAACGTCCAGGATGGGCCTGACTTTCAGGACAGAGTTGTCAACAGTGAGACACCAGTAGTTGTGGATTTCCATGCACAGTGGTGTGGCCCCTGCAAGATCTTGGGGCCCCGGTTAGAGAAAATGGTGGCAAAGCAGGAGGGGAAGGTGCTGATGGCCAAGGTGGACATTGACGACAACACAGACCTCGCCATTGAGTATGAGGTTTCTGCTGTGCCAACTGTGCTGGCTATCAAGAATGGGGATGTGGTGGACAAGTTTGTGGGCATCAAAGATGAAGACCAGCTGATTGGCTACTGA